In Halorhabdus tiamatea SARL4B, a genomic segment contains:
- a CDS encoding MFS transporter → MTDGRGVQTVRQVLDSVGTEYRYHAIYFTYFLAFNGLVTFRNAYFDEIGLSGSQMGLIGALLVTGGLLAQPVWGVIADRTGATREILLTAALVSGAAVFLFPAAAYVPWEFPLLIVATLAVSVFRAPIVPIANSMVLSAGLSYGQVRGAGSLAFGIGSLSLGVVAPYFGLSTIFYLYAAGMAVVAVLVWKLPNPRADISPDLKRDALKLLGNQRFLLLLVIAVIIPGAMAGADAFLSVYLRRLTGGDSITGIAWLIKTFTEAVVFVWLSTQDFDNRTLLTAGGVATVLAYLVLGTTQVAALAVGVLIVSGSGVALFFYAAVNMTHRYAPVALAATAQTLLSSIGMGVGRAASELGSGWLVGTVGVQSLYLVLAGAATVATLVSLRFHVTRLRGVIAGRA, encoded by the coding sequence GTGACAGACGGACGCGGCGTCCAGACGGTACGGCAAGTGCTCGACAGCGTGGGAACCGAGTATCGCTATCACGCCATCTACTTCACGTACTTCCTGGCATTCAACGGGCTGGTGACCTTCCGGAACGCCTACTTCGACGAGATCGGCCTGTCGGGGTCACAGATGGGGCTGATCGGCGCGTTGCTCGTCACCGGCGGACTCCTCGCCCAGCCCGTCTGGGGCGTGATCGCCGACCGGACCGGCGCGACCCGCGAGATTCTGCTGACGGCGGCGCTCGTCTCCGGGGCGGCCGTCTTCCTCTTCCCGGCGGCGGCCTACGTCCCGTGGGAGTTCCCCCTCCTGATCGTCGCGACGCTCGCGGTCTCGGTCTTCCGGGCTCCGATCGTCCCGATCGCGAACTCGATGGTCCTCTCCGCGGGGTTGAGTTACGGCCAGGTCCGGGGCGCGGGGAGTCTGGCGTTCGGGATCGGGAGCCTCTCGTTGGGCGTGGTCGCGCCGTACTTCGGGCTCTCGACGATCTTCTACCTCTATGCGGCCGGGATGGCCGTCGTCGCCGTCCTCGTCTGGAAACTACCGAACCCCCGGGCGGACATCTCGCCCGACCTGAAACGCGACGCGCTCAAACTGCTTGGCAACCAGCGATTTCTCCTGCTTTTGGTCATCGCCGTCATCATCCCCGGAGCCATGGCCGGGGCCGACGCGTTCCTGTCGGTGTACCTCCGGCGACTCACCGGCGGGGATAGCATCACGGGGATCGCGTGGCTGATCAAGACGTTCACCGAGGCCGTCGTGTTCGTCTGGCTGTCGACCCAGGACTTCGACAACCGGACGCTGCTGACTGCCGGGGGCGTCGCGACGGTGCTTGCCTATCTCGTGCTCGGCACGACGCAGGTGGCCGCCCTCGCCGTCGGCGTCCTGATCGTCTCGGGATCGGGCGTCGCGCTGTTCTTCTACGCCGCGGTGAACATGACCCACCGCTATGCGCCCGTCGCCCTCGCGGCGACCGCCCAGACGCTGCTGTCCTCGATCGGCATGGGCGTCGGCCGGGCGGCGAGCGAACTCGGCTCGGGCTGGCTGGTCGGGACCGTCGGCGTTCAGTCGCTGTACCTCGTCCTGGCGGGCGCGGCGACCGTCGCGACGCTCGTCAGTCTCCGGTTTCACGTCACTCGTCTCCGAGGTGTGATCGCGGGACGAGCATGA